The following proteins are co-located in the Lagenorhynchus albirostris chromosome 2, mLagAlb1.1, whole genome shotgun sequence genome:
- the LOC132515480 gene encoding bile acid receptor-like: MANTYVTASDGYCLAEPVQYYDILPEQINYQLYDIDFQESPYCQYSTVQFPPALQSQSLQSHFNTCSLDPQFSGGEYGLLSCELNKSTYMVAHDAEDGYPGIKRSRITHSSIRIKGQEELCVVCGDKASGYHYNALTCEGCKGFFRRSITKNAVYSCKNGGHCEMDMYMRRKCQECRLKKCKAVGMLEECLLTEIQCRSKRLRKNFKQKNNFYSNIKVEEEGVNNKLVSPTTRSGKVIQESMELTQEEHQLINNIVAAHQKYTIPLEETERFLQGYANPELILLLSETVVLHIQRLMDFTKRLPGFENLTNEDQTALQKGSKTEVMFLHVAQIYSQKEYLSSTSESKKGTMKISDHSDHSLNCHDQSGDRSAIYPMETFCNEDCPSAMLTGISEEFITTLYYFCRRMSELSITNTEYALLAATTVFFSDRPCITNKQHVENLQEPVLQILYKYSKIYHPEDLQHFAHLIGRLTELRTLNHNYSEILSIWKTKDSKLASLLSEKWNLYSF, encoded by the exons ATGGCTAATACTTACGTCACTGCATCTGATGGGTATTGTCTTGCTGAACCAGTGCAGTACTACG ATATTTTGCCAGAACAAATCAATTATCAGCTGTACGACATTGATTTTCAAGAATCACCTTATTGCCAGTATTCTACTGTCCAGTTTCCTCCAGCTCTACAGTCCCAATCTTTACAAAGTCATTTCAACACTTGTAGCTTGGACCCACAGTTCAGTGGTGGAGAGTATGGACTTCTTTCCTGTGAATTAAATAAATCCACTTACATGGTTGCCCACGATGCTGAAGATGGTTACCCTGGAATAAAAAGGTCCAGAATAACTCATTCTTCCATTCGTATTAAGGGACAGGAAGAACTCTGTGTAGTTTGTGGTGATAAAGCATCAGGATATCATTACAATGCACTTACCTGTGAAGGTTGCAAAG GGTTTTTTCGACGTAGCATCACCAAAAATGCAGTATATAGTTGCAAGAATGGTGGTCACTGTGAAATGGACATGTACATGCGTAGAAAATGTCAAGAGTGCAGACTAAAAAAGTGTAAGGCAGTAGGAATGTTGGAAGAAT GTTTGCTCACAGAAATCCAATGCAGATCAAAGAGACTTCGAAAGAACTTTAAGCAGAAGAATAATTTTTACTCTAACATCaaagtggaagaggaaggggTAAACAACAAGCTTGTGTCACCTACCACTAGATCTGGAAAAGTG ATTCAGGAGAGCATGGAACTAACTCAAGAGGAACATCAGCTCATTAACAACATTGTGGCCGCTCATCAAAAATATACAATTCCgttagaagaaacagaaagattt CTGCAGGGATATGCAAATCCTGAACTGATCTTGCTACTCTCAGAGACAGTTGTCCTACATATACAGAGGTTAATGGATTTCACCAAGAGACTCCCAG GATTTGAAAATTTGACCAATGAGGATCAGACTGCATTACAGAAGGGATCAAAAACTGAAGTGATGTTCCTTCATGTGGCCCAAATTTACAGTCAAAAAGAATATCTTTCATCAACTTCTGAAAGCAAAAAAG GTACTATGAAAATATCAGATCATTCAGATCATTCACTGAATTGTCATGATCAAAGTGGTGATAGAAGTGCTATTTATCCTATGGAAACATTTTGCAATGAAGATTGTCCTTCTGCTATGCTGACtg GTATTTCTGAAGAATTTATTACTACACTGTATTACTTCTGTAGAAGAATGAGTGAGCTTAGCATTACTAATACTGAATATGCTCTGCTTGCAGCCACAACAGTGTTTTTTTCAG ATCGTCCATGCATTACAAATAAGCAACATGTGGAAAATTTACAAGAACCAGTTTTACAAATTTTGtacaaatattcaaaaatttatcATCCAGAAGACCTACAGCATTTTGCTCATCTCATAGGGAGGCTCACTGAACTGAGAACACTGAATCACAACTATTCAGAAATACTTAGCATTTGGAAAACAAAGGACTCCAAATTGGCTAGTTTACTCTCTGAGAAATggaatttgtattcattttga
- the LOC132516014 gene encoding dnaJ homolog subfamily A member 1-like, protein MQIRIHQIGPGTVQQIQSVCMEFQGHGERISPKDRCKSCNGRKIVQEKKILEVHIDKGMKDGQKITSHGEGDQEPGLEPGDIIILDQKNHAVFTRREDLFMCMDIQLVEALCGFQNPISTLDNRTIVITSHPGQIVKHGDIKCVLNEGMPIYRRPYEKGRLIIEFKVNFPENGFLSPDKLSLLEKLLPERKEVEETDEMDQVELVDFDPNQERRRHYNGDAYEDDEHHPRGGVQCQTSYGASE, encoded by the coding sequence ATGCAAATAAGAATTCATCAGATAGGACCTGGAACGGTTCAGCAAATTCAGTCTGTCTGCATGGAGTTCCAGGGCCATGGGGAGCGGATCAGTCCTAAAGATAGATGTAAAAGCTGCAATGGAAGGAAGATAGttcaagagaagaaaattctAGAAGTTCATATTGACAAAGGCATGAAAGATGGCCAGAAGATAACATCCCATGGTGAAGGAGACCAAGAACCAGGACTGGAGCCAGGAGATATTATCATTTTAGATCAGAAGAATCATGCTGTTTTTACACGACGAGAAGACCTTTTCATGTGTATGGACATACAGCTGGTTGAGGCATTGTGTGGCTTCCAAAACCCAATATCTACTCTTGACAACCGAACCATAGTCATCACTTCTCATCCAGGTCAGATTGTCAAGCATGGAGACATCAAGTGTGTGCTAAATGAAGGCATGCCAATTTATCGTAGACCATATGAAAAGGGTCGCCTAATCATTGAATTTAAGGTAAACTTTCCTGAGAATGGCTTTCTCTCCCCGGATAAACTCTCTTTGCTGGAAAAACTCCTACCTGAGAGGAAGGAAGTAGAAGAGACTGATGAAATGGACCAGGTAGAACTAGTGGACTTTGATCCAAATCAGGAAAGACGGCGCCATTACAATGGAGACGCATATGAGGATGATGAACATCATCCTCGGGGTGGTGTTCAGTGTCAGACCTCCTATGGGGCCAGTGAATAA